From Pagrus major chromosome 6, Pma_NU_1.0, one genomic window encodes:
- the LOC140998664 gene encoding neurexophilin-2 has protein sequence MQVLGWTIVLLCQWILRKVQGLEKQVDFSDLGPVGSVMKTLPYGMGGGTVGGSTGGVVKPPYQTRIFSTSIDQTPMKSKPPTYSFFNPYDTARNQSLLLDQTGYRSKRKPSLKTAMKTKKIFGWGDFYFNVKTMKFSLLVTGKIVDHINGTFTVYFRHNSSSLGNVSVSIVPPTKVVEFEVLQQQQLHPHTQQEVRLQETHQTTIDPKETKTFNCRVEYEKTNRSKKPKPCLYDPSQTCFTEHTQSHAAWLCAKPFKVICIFISFFSIDYKLVQKVCPDYNFQSEHPYFG, from the coding sequence GTCCAAGGGTTGGAGAAGCAAGTGGACTTCTCAGACCTGGGCCCAGTGGGGTCTGTGATGAAGACTCTTCCATATGGCATGGGTGGAGGCACAGTGGGAGGATCGACAGGTGGAGTGGTCAAGCCTCCTTACCAAACACGTATCTTCTCCACTTCCATCGACCAGACACCCATGAAATCCAAGCCACCCACCTACAGTTTCTTTAACCCGTACGACACGGCCCGGAACCAGTCCCTGCTCCTGGACCAGACAGGCTACCGCTCGAAGCGCAAGCCGTCACTAAAGACGGCCATGAAGACCAAGAAGATCTTCGGCTGGGGCGACTTCTACTTCAACGTCAAGACCATGAAGTTCAGCTTGTTGGTGACGGGGAAGATTGTGGACCACATCAACGGGACGTTCACCGTTTACTTCCGCCACAACTCGTCCAGCCTTGGCAACGTGTCGGTCAGTATCGTGCCGCCGACCAAAGTGGTGGAGTTTGAggtcctccagcagcagcagctgcacccTCACACCCAGCAGGAAGTCCGGCTTCAGGAGACCCACCAGACGACCATCGACCCCAAAGAGACAAAGACCTTTAACTGTCGGGTTGAGTATGAGAAAACCAACAGATCCAAGAAGCCCAAACCATGCCTGTACGATCCATCTCAGACCTGCTTCACAGAGCACACCCAGTCCCACGCTGCCTGGCTGTGTGCCAAACCCTTCAAGGTGATCTGTatcttcatctctttctttaGCATCGACTACAAGCTGGTTCAAAAAGTGTGTCCGGACTACAACTTCCAAAGTGAGCACCCTTACTTTGGATAA